A stretch of Acidovorax sp. RAC01 DNA encodes these proteins:
- a CDS encoding Bug family tripartite tricarboxylate transporter substrate binding protein — protein sequence MKRLVRASFLTASLAILVGHASLAQAQTPLSADAWPQRPIRMVVPFPPGGGTDAVARALGQKLSSRLGTPVVIDNKPGASTIIGTEAVVRAEPDGYTLLVSGSTSYTVNPALRSKLPYDPARDLVAVATVARAPLVLVVNASSPYKDLHALISAAKAAPKSIHYATFGSGSGPHLAGALLEQAAGIRLQDVPYRGSSQSLMALMGGEIQLGIDTVAAAAPQIKAGKLRALAIAGKSRSSMLPRVPTVEELKLPDAVFDAWYAIAAPARTPQTVIRKLVAEVEAVTRDSALQEQMRAQGMEPVHLGPAATRAVIDDEIVRYRALAHRAQIVVE from the coding sequence ATGAAACGTCTTGTTCGAGCTTCTTTCCTCACCGCAAGCCTGGCGATCCTGGTGGGCCACGCCAGCCTTGCCCAGGCCCAGACGCCGCTGTCAGCGGACGCCTGGCCGCAACGCCCCATCCGCATGGTGGTTCCCTTCCCGCCGGGCGGAGGCACCGACGCGGTAGCCCGCGCGCTGGGGCAAAAGCTCTCCAGCCGCCTGGGTACACCAGTGGTCATCGACAACAAGCCCGGCGCCTCGACCATCATCGGCACCGAAGCCGTGGTGCGGGCCGAACCCGACGGCTACACGCTGCTGGTTTCAGGGTCCACCAGCTACACGGTCAACCCTGCCTTGCGCAGCAAGCTGCCCTACGACCCCGCCCGGGACCTGGTCGCGGTGGCTACGGTCGCCCGGGCGCCGCTGGTGCTGGTAGTCAATGCCAGTTCTCCGTACAAGGACCTCCATGCGCTGATTTCCGCCGCCAAGGCAGCGCCCAAAAGCATTCACTACGCCACTTTCGGTTCCGGCTCGGGTCCGCATCTGGCGGGCGCGCTGCTGGAGCAGGCTGCAGGCATCAGGCTGCAAGACGTTCCCTATCGCGGCAGCAGCCAGTCGCTGATGGCGCTGATGGGTGGCGAGATCCAGCTGGGCATCGACACCGTGGCTGCGGCCGCCCCGCAGATCAAGGCGGGCAAGCTGCGGGCACTGGCCATCGCAGGCAAGTCGCGCTCCAGCATGCTGCCGCGTGTTCCCACCGTGGAAGAACTCAAGCTGCCCGACGCGGTGTTCGACGCGTGGTACGCCATCGCAGCCCCTGCCCGAACGCCGCAAACGGTCATCCGAAAACTGGTGGCTGAAGTGGAAGCCGTCACGCGCGACAGCGCCCTGCAGGAGCAGATGCGCGCCCAAGGCATGGAGCCTGTACACCTCGGGCCCGCGGCCACCCGCGCCGTGATCGACGACGAGATCGTGCGCTACCGCGCCCTGGCCCACCGCGCACAGATCGTGGTGGAGTGA
- the plsY gene encoding glycerol-3-phosphate 1-O-acyltransferase PlsY, translating to MTATYPILAALAAYLLGSLSFAVIVTRVMGLSDPRTYGSKNPGATNVLRSGSKAAAVITLVLDAVKGWLPVALVMWFGEPYGLDDGTVAMVGLAAFLGHLWPVFFRFEGGKGVATALGVLLGISVWLGLAAAATWLIIAFFFRYSSLASLAAAAFAPVYYLLVDGVVWYAEGTIAGAIAVMAMLLAWRHKENIQRLIQGKESRLGSGKSAKGAATPAAGRPPSKP from the coding sequence TTGACTGCCACCTATCCCATCCTGGCCGCCCTGGCTGCATACCTGCTGGGCTCGCTTTCCTTTGCCGTGATCGTGACCCGCGTGATGGGCCTCAGCGATCCACGTACTTATGGCAGCAAGAACCCTGGGGCCACGAACGTGCTCCGTTCGGGTAGCAAGGCTGCAGCCGTCATCACGCTGGTGCTTGATGCCGTGAAAGGCTGGCTGCCCGTTGCGCTGGTGATGTGGTTCGGCGAGCCATACGGTCTGGATGACGGAACAGTGGCGATGGTGGGGCTCGCCGCGTTCCTGGGGCATCTTTGGCCCGTGTTTTTCCGGTTTGAGGGCGGCAAGGGCGTTGCGACGGCGCTGGGGGTGCTGCTCGGCATCAGCGTTTGGCTGGGGCTGGCCGCGGCTGCAACCTGGTTGATCATTGCCTTTTTCTTCCGATACTCGTCATTGGCCTCTCTGGCTGCAGCCGCCTTCGCGCCGGTCTACTACCTGCTTGTCGACGGTGTTGTCTGGTATGCCGAAGGCACCATCGCTGGCGCGATCGCCGTGATGGCGATGCTGCTGGCGTGGCGCCACAAGGAGAACATTCAGCGTCTCATCCAGGGCAAGGAGTCGCGTCTGGGCAGCGGCAAGTCCGCCAAGGGAGCCGCCACTCCAGCCGCTGGCAGGCCGCCGTCTAAGCCGTGA
- a CDS encoding LysR family transcriptional regulator has product MPVSLLSLPLRYFLEVARTGSVNQAAQRLHVAASAVSRQLSKLEDSLGVVLFERQARGMALTEAGTRLLAHASAHDAQALDLVAQLQDLSAQGAVRVRLACTEGFAASFMPTVMAAFRQAHPQVQLQLQVAVPHEVSALVLRGEADLALKYSVAPEKGLQVLHSAIAPIYAIMPTHHPLAHQRSVCVADVVRYPLLLGAGNTTGRQLFDLTCAVQGLRYAPAVESNFSSALLPLLSGQDVVLASYLTAARWVEAGALVARPFDDAQLQQRRLQVLATEGRVQSAMVQQFTQALVLAIEQYGKRKVGRRRKAAAAPAAAF; this is encoded by the coding sequence ATGCCCGTTTCACTGCTCAGCCTGCCCTTGCGCTACTTTTTGGAAGTGGCGCGCACCGGGTCGGTCAATCAGGCGGCGCAGCGCCTGCATGTGGCTGCATCGGCCGTGAGCCGCCAGCTGAGCAAACTCGAGGACAGCCTGGGTGTGGTGCTGTTCGAGCGCCAGGCGCGCGGCATGGCCCTGACCGAGGCGGGCACCCGGCTGCTGGCGCATGCCAGCGCGCACGATGCGCAGGCGCTGGACCTGGTCGCGCAATTGCAGGATCTGTCTGCCCAGGGGGCGGTGCGTGTGCGGCTGGCCTGCACCGAAGGGTTTGCCGCCAGTTTCATGCCCACCGTCATGGCGGCGTTCAGGCAAGCGCATCCCCAGGTGCAACTGCAGCTTCAGGTGGCCGTGCCGCACGAGGTTTCGGCCCTGGTACTGCGGGGCGAGGCTGACCTGGCGCTGAAGTACAGCGTGGCTCCCGAGAAAGGGCTGCAGGTGCTGCACTCGGCCATTGCGCCCATCTACGCCATCATGCCAACGCACCATCCGCTGGCACACCAGCGAAGCGTGTGCGTGGCCGATGTGGTGCGCTATCCGCTGCTGCTCGGTGCGGGTAACACCACGGGCCGGCAGCTGTTTGACCTGACCTGCGCGGTGCAGGGACTGCGCTATGCGCCTGCGGTCGAGAGCAATTTTTCGTCGGCATTGCTGCCCTTGCTGAGCGGGCAGGATGTGGTGCTGGCCAGCTACCTGACGGCCGCGCGCTGGGTGGAGGCGGGCGCGCTTGTGGCCCGCCCATTTGATGACGCGCAGCTGCAACAGCGGCGCCTGCAGGTGCTGGCCACCGAGGGCCGCGTGCAGTCGGCCATGGTGCAGCAGTTCACGCAGGCGCTGGTGCTGGCCATTGAGCAGTACGGCAAACGCAAGGTGGGGCGGCGTCGCAAGGCTGCAGCAGCGCCTGCCGCAGCGTTCTGA
- a CDS encoding aminoacyl-tRNA deacylase, whose amino-acid sequence MAKKEHVSETQATQLLKANKVAFTEHPYEYLEHGGAMHSAQVLGLDPFTVVKTLVMQDQDARPLLVLMHGNRKVSTKNLARQIGAKSVEPCTPEVANRHSGYLVGGTSPFGTRRSMPVYIEETILGLPRIAINGGRRGFLVQLDPQVCVQLLAATPVRCALAE is encoded by the coding sequence ATGGCCAAGAAAGAACACGTCTCCGAAACCCAGGCTACCCAGTTGCTCAAGGCAAACAAGGTGGCGTTTACCGAACATCCCTACGAGTACCTGGAGCACGGCGGCGCCATGCACAGTGCCCAAGTGCTGGGGCTCGACCCGTTCACTGTGGTGAAGACGCTCGTCATGCAGGACCAGGACGCCAGGCCCTTGCTGGTGCTGATGCATGGCAACCGCAAGGTGTCGACCAAGAACCTGGCGCGCCAGATCGGTGCCAAGTCGGTCGAGCCCTGTACGCCCGAGGTGGCCAACCGCCACAGCGGTTATCTGGTGGGGGGAACCTCCCCTTTTGGCACACGGCGGAGCATGCCTGTGTACATTGAGGAAACCATTCTCGGACTGCCCCGCATTGCCATCAACGGCGGGCGACGCGGGTTTCTGGTGCAACTGGACCCGCAGGTCTGCGTGCAGTTGCTGGCGGCCACGCCTGTGCGTTGCGCGCTGGCAGAATAG